Proteins encoded by one window of Collimonas fungivorans:
- a CDS encoding carbon-nitrogen hydrolase family protein translates to MVSTPVLEENFNTARRLVAEAAAQGAQLVLLPEYWPIMGMQDTDKLTCAEILGEGPIQIFMAQLAREHGIWLIGGTLPMIADEVGKVLNTTLVFDPDGRQVSRYDKIHLFSFSKGEESYDEARTIVYGKDTGSFQAPFGKVGLSVCYDLRFPELYRALGDCSLIVVPAAFTYTTGKAHWEILLRARAVENQCYVLAAAQGGKHPNGRRTWGHSMLIDPWGEIKSVLAEGEGLVSGSIDPHFLKGVRDSLPALLHRKL, encoded by the coding sequence ATGGTGTCGACGCCGGTGCTGGAAGAAAATTTCAACACCGCGCGGCGCCTGGTAGCCGAAGCCGCCGCGCAGGGCGCGCAGCTGGTGCTGCTGCCTGAGTACTGGCCCATCATGGGCATGCAGGACACCGACAAGCTGACCTGCGCCGAAATCCTGGGTGAAGGACCGATCCAGATTTTCATGGCGCAGCTGGCGCGAGAGCATGGCATCTGGCTGATCGGCGGCACGCTGCCGATGATCGCCGACGAGGTCGGCAAGGTGCTCAACACCACCCTGGTATTCGACCCGGACGGCCGCCAGGTCAGCCGCTACGACAAGATCCACTTGTTCAGTTTCAGCAAAGGCGAGGAATCCTACGATGAAGCGCGCACTATCGTCTACGGCAAGGACACCGGCAGTTTCCAGGCGCCGTTCGGCAAGGTCGGCTTGTCGGTCTGCTACGACCTGCGTTTCCCCGAGCTGTACCGGGCGCTTGGCGATTGCTCCCTGATTGTGGTGCCGGCGGCGTTTACCTACACCACCGGCAAGGCCCACTGGGAAATCCTGCTGCGCGCCCGCGCCGTCGAAAACCAGTGTTATGTGCTGGCGGCAGCGCAAGGCGGCAAGCACCCCAACGGCCGCCGCACCTGGGGCCACAGCATGCTGATCGACCCCTGGGGTGAAATTAAATCGGTGCTGGCGGAAGGCGAGGGCCTTGTCAGCGGCAGCATCGACCCCCATTTCCTTAAGGGAGTGCGGGACAGTTTGCCGGCGTTGCTGCATCGCAAGTTATAG
- a CDS encoding YhdP family protein — protein MPGIPGVDNLSGSVNANQDGGSVNLKSEKTRLDLPGFFDAPLLPFDKLDMQARWNFQQKNVLLQIDSMNFVQDGLAGSLSGTHLLPLQDRHGVALGVIDMTGSISEFDLKKIGTYLPLHTPEHLRNWLVGALKEGKAKDVTIRLKGDLADFPFRTETANAKPKGEFSVAGKIENGTLEYDPAHVGQDGKQPLWPLLEKIEGTFAVDRTRLQIKAATAQTSAVAVSDVTATVPDLSSHDEMLLIDGSAAGTLQNFVQFTKDSPVLHWIDGFTSESQGKGNAKLQLNLQLPLAHLIDAKVTGVLQFQNNDVILQKIIPPISNATGQLEFNEKGFNLNGIKGNLLGGPVQASGGTQADRQTLIKIEGNAGADGLRAMYPAAAMQKLLSHASGSSRYTATVAIRDHHPELVVESSLQGIGLDFPEPLRKSAGEAMPFKFEWLGVASDDAAMARDELKLALGSAIVARYQRQKPLGKNAVENGKPADWKILRGGIGINSPAPEPDSGVAINMNAKTLNVDAWNNLAGALNEDGAVKTGEETPLTGLAQYAEPNLVSVKANQLILLGKTLDNVVLGATHQKNSWQVNIDSRQASGFVTWNASPSGRGLGKVTARLSSLIIPQGGETDVGDVLEGKGGSTQIPGLDIIAEDFQLLGKKLGRLELSANNVRANVGNEWRIHKLSIKNPDAELKADGKWTTVNGDNTTSLTYAMDIADAGKLLDRFGFAHVLRAAKGRMDGEVSWKGLPFTMDIPSLSGQINLDMAAGQFLKVDPGAAKLLGVLSLQSLPRRLTLDFRDIFSEGFAFDSVVGTASITQGKAHTDNFKMRGVSATVLMDGVADIARETQDLHVAVLPEINAGTASVVALAINPVIGIGTFLAQLFLRDPLMRAFTFEYNITGGWTDPVVTKLDHKTETPTASTPICRPAADPCHNVCHSAGVSHHEPSIQSSQFQHRRDPDGVDAGAGRKFQHRAAPGSRSRRAGRAAGAAA, from the coding sequence GTGCCGGGGATTCCCGGGGTCGATAACCTGAGCGGAAGCGTCAACGCCAACCAGGACGGCGGCAGCGTCAACCTGAAATCGGAAAAAACCCGGCTGGACTTACCCGGGTTCTTCGACGCGCCGCTGCTGCCTTTCGATAAGCTCGACATGCAGGCGCGCTGGAACTTCCAGCAGAAGAACGTGTTGCTGCAGATCGACAGCATGAACTTCGTCCAGGATGGCCTGGCCGGATCGTTGTCGGGAACGCATCTGTTGCCGCTGCAAGATCGCCACGGCGTCGCGCTGGGCGTGATCGACATGACCGGCAGCATCAGTGAATTCGACCTGAAAAAAATCGGCACTTACCTGCCGCTGCATACCCCCGAGCATTTGCGCAACTGGCTGGTCGGCGCGCTCAAGGAAGGCAAGGCAAAAGACGTGACGATCAGGCTCAAGGGTGACCTGGCCGATTTCCCGTTCCGCACCGAAACCGCGAATGCCAAACCGAAAGGTGAATTCAGCGTTGCCGGAAAAATAGAAAACGGTACTCTTGAATACGATCCCGCGCATGTCGGCCAGGACGGCAAGCAGCCTCTGTGGCCGCTGCTGGAAAAGATAGAGGGTACGTTTGCGGTAGACCGCACGCGCCTTCAGATCAAGGCTGCCACTGCACAAACCTCGGCTGTGGCGGTGAGCGACGTGACAGCCACCGTGCCGGACCTGTCGTCGCATGACGAGATGCTGCTGATCGACGGCAGCGCTGCCGGCACCTTGCAGAATTTCGTGCAGTTCACCAAGGACAGTCCGGTGCTGCACTGGATCGACGGCTTCACCAGCGAATCGCAAGGCAAGGGCAACGCCAAGCTGCAGTTGAACCTGCAGTTGCCGCTGGCCCATCTGATCGACGCCAAGGTCACCGGTGTGCTGCAATTCCAGAACAACGACGTGATCCTGCAAAAGATCATCCCGCCTATCTCCAATGCTACCGGCCAGCTTGAATTCAACGAAAAAGGCTTCAACCTGAACGGTATCAAGGGCAACCTGTTGGGCGGGCCGGTGCAAGCCAGCGGCGGCACCCAGGCTGACCGCCAGACCCTGATCAAGATCGAAGGCAATGCCGGCGCCGACGGCTTGCGCGCCATGTATCCCGCTGCAGCGATGCAAAAGCTGCTGTCCCACGCCAGCGGCAGCAGCCGTTATACAGCCACGGTGGCGATCCGCGATCATCATCCGGAGCTGGTGGTCGAGTCCAGCTTGCAAGGCATAGGCCTGGATTTCCCTGAACCATTGCGCAAGAGCGCCGGCGAAGCCATGCCGTTCAAATTCGAGTGGCTGGGTGTCGCTTCCGACGATGCGGCGATGGCGCGCGATGAACTCAAGCTGGCCTTGGGATCTGCCATCGTCGCGCGCTACCAGCGGCAGAAGCCGCTCGGCAAGAACGCCGTCGAGAACGGCAAACCCGCCGACTGGAAAATTCTGCGCGGCGGCATCGGCATCAATTCACCGGCGCCGGAACCGGATAGCGGAGTGGCGATCAACATGAACGCCAAGACCTTGAACGTCGACGCCTGGAACAACCTGGCCGGCGCCTTGAACGAGGACGGCGCAGTCAAGACCGGCGAGGAAACGCCTCTGACCGGCCTGGCGCAGTATGCCGAACCTAACCTGGTGTCGGTCAAGGCCAACCAGCTGATCCTGCTTGGCAAGACGCTGGACAACGTGGTGCTGGGCGCCACTCATCAGAAAAATTCCTGGCAGGTCAACATCGACTCCAGGCAGGCTTCGGGCTTCGTGACCTGGAACGCTTCACCGTCGGGCCGCGGCCTCGGCAAGGTTACCGCGCGCCTGTCTTCGCTGATCATTCCGCAAGGCGGCGAGACGGATGTCGGCGACGTGCTGGAAGGCAAGGGCGGCTCCACCCAGATTCCCGGGCTGGACATCATCGCCGAGGATTTCCAGCTGCTCGGCAAGAAGCTCGGACGGCTTGAACTGAGCGCCAACAATGTGCGCGCCAACGTCGGCAACGAATGGCGCATCCATAAACTGTCGATCAAGAATCCCGACGCGGAATTGAAGGCCGACGGCAAATGGACCACCGTCAACGGCGACAACACCACCAGCCTGACTTACGCCATGGATATCGCCGATGCCGGCAAGCTGCTGGACCGTTTCGGTTTCGCGCACGTGCTGCGCGCCGCCAAGGGACGCATGGACGGCGAAGTCAGCTGGAAGGGTCTGCCGTTCACCATGGATATTCCATCACTGTCCGGCCAGATCAACCTGGACATGGCGGCAGGCCAGTTCCTGAAAGTCGATCCGGGCGCCGCCAAGCTGCTCGGGGTGCTCAGCCTGCAATCGCTGCCGCGCCGCCTGACCCTGGATTTCCGCGACATCTTTTCTGAAGGTTTTGCTTTCGATAGCGTAGTCGGCACCGCTTCGATCACGCAGGGCAAGGCACATACCGACAACTTCAAGATGCGCGGCGTCAGCGCCACGGTGCTGATGGACGGCGTCGCGGACATCGCGCGCGAGACCCAGGACCTGCACGTAGCGGTGCTGCCGGAAATCAATGCCGGCACCGCCTCGGTGGTGGCGCTGGCGATCAATCCGGTGATTGGCATCGGCACTTTCCTGGCGCAGCTGTTCCTGCGCGATCCGCTGATGCGGGCTTTTACCTTTGAATATAATATTACCGGCGGCTGGACCGATCCGGTCGTGACCAAACTCGATCACAAGACCGAGACGCCGACCGCAAGCACCCCGATCTGTCGTCCGGCCGCTGATCCTTGCCACAACGTTTGCCACAGCGCAGGAGTTTCGCACCATGAGCCAAGCATCCAGTCCAGCCAGTTTCAACATCGCCGCGATCCAGATGGTGTCGACGCCGGTGCTGGAAGAAAATTTCAACACCGCGCGGCGCCTGGTAGCCGAAGCCGCCGCGCAGGGCGCGCAGCTGGTGCTGCTGCCTGA
- a CDS encoding YhdP family protein, producing MLEEQAKIPSPASKLAICWRAGIATYKHVNLVTHHLLGALLTLLVVAYFLFCGLFLGLRYVVLPNVGYYKAEVEHIVSKTVGNPVSIGAIQASWHGLQPHLVLDNVVVHDKGGQPALTLPQVAATISWRSALVGAVRLASLEISKPDLQIERDAQGNLFVAGILVNSGQENDGAGAEWLLAQRKIVIRDGQVRWRDDLRKAPELVLTNIDLVLQNRWRRHQLSARATPPASFAAPLDVRANFVHPVFTHKIADFKRWTGTLYANLHDADLTVWKPYFDYPVEISQGKGAVQAWLDLDHAKMSNFTADLELNGLAMRLRPDLQPLALENISGRVSAHEELGPMPQDGLPAFGANGHTVTLTDFSLKTADGLSLPRTSISESYVPAQGKQAEKYSLQAKQLDLQTLASFAQRLPLSAAQIKMIDDFAPRGQLRDFAAQWQGAYPAIASYSAKGQFEGLTINAQAPVRRSPRRPASRRRPRCRGFPGSIT from the coding sequence ATGTTGGAAGAACAAGCAAAAATCCCGTCGCCGGCCAGCAAGCTTGCCATCTGCTGGCGCGCCGGGATTGCCACTTATAAGCACGTTAACCTGGTTACCCACCATCTGCTGGGCGCTTTGCTGACATTGCTGGTCGTGGCGTATTTCCTGTTTTGCGGACTGTTCCTGGGTTTGCGTTATGTAGTGTTGCCGAACGTCGGCTACTACAAGGCTGAGGTTGAGCATATCGTCAGCAAAACGGTGGGCAATCCGGTCTCGATCGGCGCGATCCAGGCCTCCTGGCATGGCTTGCAGCCGCACCTGGTGCTGGACAACGTGGTGGTGCACGATAAAGGCGGCCAGCCTGCGCTGACCTTGCCGCAGGTGGCGGCCACCATCTCCTGGCGCTCCGCGCTGGTGGGCGCCGTCCGGCTGGCTTCGCTGGAGATCAGCAAGCCCGATTTGCAGATAGAGCGCGATGCCCAGGGCAATCTGTTCGTGGCCGGCATCCTGGTCAATTCCGGGCAGGAAAACGACGGCGCCGGCGCCGAATGGCTGCTGGCCCAGCGCAAGATCGTGATCCGCGACGGCCAGGTGCGCTGGCGCGACGACCTGCGCAAGGCGCCGGAACTGGTCCTGACCAATATCGACCTGGTTCTGCAAAACCGCTGGCGCCGCCATCAATTGTCGGCACGGGCGACGCCGCCCGCGTCATTCGCCGCGCCGCTGGATGTGCGGGCGAATTTTGTCCATCCGGTATTTACCCACAAGATTGCCGACTTCAAGCGCTGGACCGGCACCCTCTACGCCAACCTGCACGATGCCGACCTGACCGTGTGGAAGCCTTACTTCGATTATCCGGTCGAGATCAGCCAGGGCAAGGGCGCAGTACAAGCCTGGCTCGACCTGGATCACGCCAAGATGAGCAACTTTACAGCCGATCTTGAACTGAACGGCCTGGCCATGCGCCTGCGGCCCGACCTGCAGCCCTTGGCCCTGGAGAATATCAGCGGACGGGTTTCCGCCCACGAGGAACTGGGACCGATGCCGCAAGACGGTCTGCCGGCCTTCGGCGCCAACGGCCACACGGTAACGCTCACCGATTTTTCTTTAAAAACCGCCGACGGCCTGAGCCTGCCGCGCACCTCCATTAGCGAATCGTACGTACCGGCGCAAGGCAAGCAAGCGGAAAAATACAGCTTGCAGGCCAAGCAGCTGGATTTGCAGACGCTGGCGAGTTTTGCCCAGCGCTTGCCCCTGAGCGCGGCACAGATCAAGATGATTGACGATTTTGCGCCGCGCGGCCAGCTGCGCGATTTTGCCGCGCAATGGCAGGGCGCTTATCCGGCGATCGCGTCGTACAGCGCAAAAGGCCAGTTCGAAGGTTTGACCATCAATGCCCAGGCGCCCGTGCGGCGCAGCCCAAGACGGCCAGCCAGCCGGCGCAGGCCGCGGTGCCGGGGATTCCCGGGGTCGATAACCTGA
- the gap gene encoding type I glyceraldehyde-3-phosphate dehydrogenase, with the protein MTIRVAINGYGRIGRNILRAHYEGGKKHDIEIVAINDLGDSKTNAHLTQYDTAHGKFPGTVTVDGDFIVVNGDRIKVLAQRNPAELPWGELGVDVVLECTGFFTTKEKASAHIKGGAKKVIISAPGGKDVDATVVFGVNHGVLKASDTVISNASCTTNCLAPLVKPLNDKIGVLNGLMTTVHSYTNDQVLTDVYHEDLRRARSATMSMIPAKTGAAAAVGLVLPELNGKLDGFAIRVPTINVSLVDLSFVAARDTTVDEVNAIMKDASENGALKGLLTYNVEPLVSVDFNHNPASSNFDSTLTKVSGRLVKVSSWYDNEWGFSNRMLDTTVALVNAK; encoded by the coding sequence ATGACTATTCGCGTCGCCATCAATGGCTATGGCCGCATCGGCCGCAACATCCTTCGCGCCCATTACGAAGGCGGCAAAAAGCATGACATCGAGATCGTTGCCATCAACGACCTCGGCGACTCAAAAACCAATGCCCACCTGACCCAGTACGATACCGCCCACGGCAAGTTCCCTGGCACCGTGACAGTCGACGGCGATTTCATCGTGGTCAACGGCGACCGCATCAAGGTATTGGCGCAGCGTAACCCGGCTGAACTGCCATGGGGCGAGCTGGGCGTTGACGTCGTGCTGGAATGCACCGGCTTCTTCACCACCAAGGAAAAGGCCAGCGCCCATATCAAGGGTGGCGCCAAGAAAGTCATCATCTCGGCGCCGGGCGGCAAGGATGTCGACGCTACTGTCGTGTTCGGCGTCAACCACGGCGTGCTGAAAGCCAGCGACACCGTGATCTCCAACGCTTCCTGCACCACCAACTGCCTGGCGCCGCTGGTCAAGCCGCTGAACGACAAGATCGGCGTGCTGAACGGCCTGATGACGACCGTCCACTCCTACACCAACGACCAGGTGCTGACCGACGTCTACCACGAAGACCTGCGCCGCGCCCGTTCCGCCACCATGAGCATGATCCCGGCCAAGACCGGCGCTGCCGCTGCGGTTGGCCTGGTGCTGCCTGAGCTGAACGGCAAGCTGGACGGTTTTGCGATCCGCGTGCCGACCATCAATGTCTCGCTGGTCGATTTGTCGTTCGTCGCCGCGCGCGACACCACTGTCGATGAAGTCAACGCGATCATGAAAGATGCGTCGGAAAACGGCGCCTTGAAGGGTTTGCTGACTTACAACGTCGAGCCGCTGGTGTCGGTCGATTTCAACCACAACCCGGCTTCTTCCAACTTCGACTCCACGCTGACCAAGGTTTCCGGTCGCCTGGTGAAGGTGTCGAGCTGGTACGACAATGAGTGGGGTTTCTCGAACCGTATGCTGGATACTACGGTTGCACTGGTTAACGCCAAGTAA
- a CDS encoding GNAT family N-acetyltransferase gives MNVREVKKAKGLDITNIVGDVVIRRATVDDASVIAAVRIDSWRATYRGIIPDDYLDGMKVEDSTAIWSRILSATSNAANVFVAEVDGEVLGFAAGMTLAEAKLGYDSELTAIYLEPSVQRAGIGRRLVAHVAATLASAGANNMLVWVLAENRQARQFYEMLGAELLVEQPFSWDGLDLQEAGYGWRTIRVN, from the coding sequence ATGAATGTAAGAGAAGTCAAGAAGGCCAAGGGTCTCGACATCACCAACATCGTTGGCGATGTCGTGATCCGCCGCGCCACGGTCGACGATGCGTCGGTGATCGCGGCAGTGCGCATCGACAGCTGGCGCGCCACTTACCGCGGCATTATCCCGGACGACTATCTGGACGGCATGAAGGTTGAGGACAGCACCGCCATCTGGAGCCGCATCCTGTCGGCGACGTCGAATGCGGCCAATGTGTTTGTGGCGGAAGTCGATGGCGAGGTGCTCGGTTTTGCCGCGGGAATGACGCTGGCTGAAGCCAAGCTCGGCTACGATTCGGAGCTGACCGCGATCTACCTGGAACCGTCAGTGCAGCGCGCCGGCATCGGCCGCCGCCTGGTGGCCCATGTGGCAGCGACGCTGGCGAGCGCCGGCGCCAACAACATGCTGGTATGGGTGCTGGCGGAAAACCGCCAGGCGCGGCAGTTCTACGAAATGCTGGGCGCGGAGCTGCTGGTGGAACAGCCGTTCAGCTGGGATGGTTTGGATTTGCAGGAAGCCGGCTATGGCTGGCGTACCATCAGGGTCAATTGA
- the tkt gene encoding transketolase, with product MTSTLPTTKMANAIRALAMDAVQKANSGHPGMPMGMAEIAVALWAKHYRHNPANPHWFNRDRFVLSNGHGSMLQYALLHLTGYDLPMDELRNFRQMHSKTPGHPEVDVTPGIETTTGPLGQGLTNAVGMALAEKLLAAEFNRANFPVVDHYTYTFVGDGCLMEGISHEACSLAGTLRLSKLIALYDDNGISIDGHVEGWFKDDTPKRFEAYGWNVIRAVDGHNVEAVSAAIHQAKLSDKPTLICCKTVIGKGSPNLAGTDKVHGAALGDKEIAAVREALGWTSAPFEIPEDVYAAWDAKPQGKQFEGDWNALFAAYAAEYPQQAVEFTRRMKGELPGNFEQVASDYIASCVAKKETIATRKASQNAIQALAQVLPEFLGGSADLTGSNLTNWKESVAVRADQPGNHINYGVREFGMSAMINGIALHGGYIPFGATFLTFSDYSRNALRMAALMKIRSIFVFTHDSIGLGEDGPTHQSVEHVSSLRLIPQLDNWRPCDTVESAVAWEQAVKRKNGPSTLIFSRQNLQYQERDAKQIADIKRGAYILKDASDAKAILIATGSEVELAMQSAAALALEGIAVRVVSMPCADVFDRQEAAYKASVLQRGLPRVAIEAGVTAFWHKYVGLEGAVVGIDTFGESAPAPVLFKHFGFTVENVVAKTKLILA from the coding sequence ATGACCTCCACACTTCCGACTACAAAGATGGCCAATGCAATCCGCGCGCTGGCAATGGACGCTGTACAGAAAGCCAACTCCGGCCATCCCGGCATGCCGATGGGCATGGCGGAAATCGCAGTCGCGTTGTGGGCCAAGCACTACCGTCACAATCCTGCTAATCCGCACTGGTTCAACCGTGACCGCTTTGTATTGTCGAACGGTCATGGTTCGATGCTGCAATACGCCTTGCTGCACCTGACCGGCTACGACCTGCCGATGGACGAGCTGCGCAATTTCCGCCAGATGCATTCGAAGACGCCGGGCCATCCTGAAGTCGACGTCACGCCAGGCATAGAAACCACTACCGGTCCGCTGGGCCAGGGTTTGACCAATGCAGTCGGCATGGCGCTGGCGGAAAAACTGCTGGCGGCGGAATTCAACCGCGCCAATTTCCCGGTAGTCGACCATTACACCTACACTTTCGTCGGCGACGGTTGCCTGATGGAAGGCATTTCGCATGAAGCCTGTTCGCTGGCCGGCACGCTGCGCCTGTCGAAACTGATCGCGCTCTACGATGACAACGGCATCTCGATCGATGGCCATGTCGAAGGCTGGTTCAAGGACGACACCCCGAAGCGTTTCGAAGCTTACGGCTGGAACGTGATTCGCGCCGTCGACGGCCACAATGTGGAAGCCGTCAGCGCCGCGATTCACCAGGCCAAGCTGTCCGACAAGCCGACCCTGATCTGCTGCAAGACCGTGATCGGCAAGGGTTCGCCGAACCTGGCCGGCACCGACAAGGTGCACGGCGCGGCATTGGGCGACAAGGAAATCGCCGCCGTGCGCGAAGCGCTGGGCTGGACCTCGGCGCCGTTTGAAATCCCGGAAGACGTCTACGCCGCCTGGGACGCCAAGCCGCAAGGCAAGCAGTTCGAAGGCGACTGGAATGCGCTGTTCGCCGCCTACGCCGCCGAATACCCGCAGCAAGCGGTTGAATTCACGCGCCGCATGAAGGGCGAACTGCCTGGCAATTTCGAACAGGTTGCGAGCGACTACATCGCCAGCTGCGTCGCCAAGAAAGAAACCATCGCCACCCGCAAAGCCAGCCAGAACGCCATCCAGGCACTGGCGCAGGTGCTGCCGGAATTCCTCGGCGGTTCGGCCGACCTGACCGGCTCCAACCTGACCAACTGGAAAGAATCGGTGGCAGTGCGCGCCGACCAGCCGGGCAACCACATCAACTACGGTGTGCGCGAATTCGGCATGAGCGCCATGATCAACGGCATCGCCCTGCATGGCGGCTACATCCCGTTCGGCGCCACTTTCCTGACCTTCTCCGACTACAGCCGCAATGCCCTGCGCATGGCGGCGCTGATGAAGATCCGTTCGATCTTCGTGTTCACCCATGACTCCATCGGCCTGGGCGAAGACGGCCCGACCCACCAATCGGTGGAACACGTATCGAGCCTGCGCCTGATTCCGCAGCTGGACAACTGGCGTCCATGCGACACGGTTGAATCGGCCGTGGCGTGGGAACAGGCGGTGAAACGCAAGAACGGCCCAAGCACGCTGATTTTCTCGCGCCAGAACTTGCAGTACCAAGAGCGCGATGCGAAGCAGATCGCCGACATCAAGCGCGGCGCTTATATCCTGAAGGATGCGTCGGACGCCAAGGCGATCCTGATCGCCACCGGTTCGGAAGTGGAACTGGCGATGCAGTCCGCCGCCGCGCTGGCGCTGGAAGGCATTGCAGTGCGCGTGGTCTCCATGCCTTGCGCCGACGTCTTCGACCGCCAGGAAGCTGCCTACAAGGCCAGCGTCTTGCAGCGCGGCTTGCCGCGCGTGGCGATCGAGGCCGGCGTGACTGCGTTCTGGCACAAGTATGTCGGCCTGGAAGGCGCGGTGGTCGGCATCGACACCTTCGGCGAATCGGCTCCGGCGCCTGTGCTGTTCAAGCATTTCGGTTTCACCGTTGAAAATGTCGTCGCCAAGACCAAGTTGATACTGGCATGA
- the speE gene encoding polyamine aminopropyltransferase — translation MQGLHLTADCYDCRCAPGLLLDPIRLRKFVLEQTLGSGLTVVGEKFHPFQASDGSPAGITCALLLAESHLAIHTWPERDAVTLDVYVCNFTEDNSAKASGLLDALVAGFAPARWQSHRLQRGNGADDQTLALEQLTPHTAYGTQLAPPLVQVQSPFQRVEIADSAEFGKVMRLDGAYMTSERDEFFYHECLVHPAALSHPHPRRALIVGGGDGGSSEELLKHPSIEQIVLCEIDLMVIQAARLHLQSIHRGALDDPRLHHIAQDGFAHVREAARAAAADQRYDLILLDLTDPQGADGSALAADCYTLEFMQACRTLLNPGGALVMHLGSPFHHPQRFALLRQRLGSVFGQAHPYTVHVPLYGALWGMAIASDDLDPLQLDSHALAGRLRERALGELQYYNENVHSALFALPNFVQNLGA, via the coding sequence ATGCAAGGTTTACATCTGACGGCCGACTGTTACGACTGCCGCTGCGCCCCAGGCCTGTTACTTGACCCCATCCGGCTGCGCAAGTTCGTGCTGGAGCAAACCCTGGGTTCGGGGCTGACCGTCGTCGGCGAAAAATTCCATCCGTTCCAGGCCAGCGACGGCAGCCCCGCCGGCATCACCTGCGCCTTGCTGCTGGCCGAATCGCACCTGGCGATCCATACCTGGCCCGAACGCGATGCTGTGACCCTGGATGTCTATGTCTGCAACTTCACGGAAGACAATAGCGCCAAGGCCAGCGGCTTGCTGGACGCCCTGGTCGCCGGTTTTGCGCCCGCCCGGTGGCAAAGCCACCGCCTGCAGCGCGGCAACGGCGCCGACGACCAGACCCTGGCGCTGGAGCAGCTCACGCCGCATACCGCCTACGGCACGCAGCTGGCGCCGCCGCTGGTGCAGGTGCAATCGCCGTTCCAGCGCGTGGAAATTGCCGACTCCGCCGAGTTCGGCAAAGTGATGCGGCTGGACGGCGCCTACATGACCTCCGAGCGCGACGAATTTTTCTATCACGAATGCCTGGTCCATCCGGCTGCGCTTAGCCACCCTCACCCGCGCCGCGCCCTGATCGTCGGCGGCGGCGATGGCGGCAGCAGCGAAGAACTGCTCAAGCATCCGTCGATAGAACAGATCGTCTTGTGCGAAATCGACCTCATGGTGATCCAGGCTGCGCGTTTGCATCTGCAATCGATCCATCGCGGAGCGCTGGACGATCCACGGTTGCATCACATCGCACAAGATGGTTTTGCCCACGTACGGGAAGCGGCGCGCGCTGCCGCGGCCGACCAGCGTTACGACTTGATCCTGCTCGACCTGACCGATCCGCAAGGCGCGGACGGCAGCGCGCTGGCAGCCGACTGCTACACCCTTGAATTCATGCAGGCCTGCCGCACCCTGCTCAACCCGGGCGGCGCGCTGGTGATGCACCTGGGCAGTCCGTTCCACCATCCGCAACGATTCGCCTTGCTGCGCCAGCGCCTCGGCAGCGTGTTCGGCCAGGCCCATCCTTATACCGTGCATGTGCCGCTGTATGGCGCGCTATGGGGCATGGCGATCGCCAGCGACGACCTTGATCCGCTGCAGCTGGATAGCCATGCGCTGGCAGGCCGCTTGCGGGAAAGAGCGCTGGGCGAGCTCCAGTACTACAACGAAAATGTCCATTCGGCACTATTCGCCTTGCCCAATTTCGTGCAGAATCTGGGCGCCTAG